The sequence below is a genomic window from Silene latifolia isolate original U9 population chromosome 7, ASM4854445v1, whole genome shotgun sequence.
GAGAAAAAAAATGGGGAAGTAAGTCATCTTTGTTGAATACCGATTAAGGGTTGAACAATGGAGTAATTGATTAGTTCATCAATTATTAAAAGTTTAGCCTTCATGGCTTCATACACGGAGTAATTGAGTAATATTAATAATTTCGTAACTTGATATAGGTATATGAAATATAATGGCAGATACTCAGAATCCCAAACGATACAAAACCTTATTCTCGTCTTTGGTATAAAAATGGTACTTCACCAATTGACAAGGACAAAAATGAGCAATGTAAAGGTCTTTGAGATAAGTGTTGAACAAGTTGGGGTGAGATACAAGATGAAGGGCTCGATATGGGAGAAATGCAAGACGAAGGGGATGACATAGATGAAGGGGCTGACATAGATGAAGGGGAACATGCTGACATAATAAATGAGCAAGATGAAGGGGCTGACATAGGAAATGAGCAAGATGAAAGGCGAGATGGCGAAATTGATCAAGAAAGGGTTCAGAATACGATATCACATCACTTGAACGGGATCCTGGAATACGTCCTCCTATAGGTACATATCCTTTGAATGAGCGTGATAATGTTCGTAGAGCTTATGTGGCATATGGTCCTAATCAACCATATTTGGCGGAATATCCAAGTACTAAGGATGGAAATCAAGGGCGAAAATTTTGTCGCAGGTGGTTTAAAGAGTGGAATTGGCttgagtattcacttaaggaagaTAAAGCATATTGTTTCCCTTGTTTCTTATTTGATAATTACCCATCTCGACATCCATCTTTTACTGAAGTTGGATTTAATGGTTGGAAGAATGTGATGTCTAAACACTCAGGCGTCTTATTTCATGTAGGAGGCGTGATGTCAATACACAACGCCAATGTACGCAAGTGGGAAAACCTGAGAAATCCTTCTAGACATATAGAGAGAGTGATTAGCAGACTATCCTCACAAGAAATAGCAAGAAACCGACTTCGTCTTGTTGCTACTATTGAGGTTGTAAGGTTGTTGGCACGTCAAGGATGTTCTTTTAGAGGTCATGATGAATCGGTTACTTCTCTCAATGGTGGAAATTTTGACGCAGTATTGGATGCTTTCAGAGGCTTGAATAATGAGATTAAAATAGTAACAGACGATGGTCCAGGAAATGCCAAGTATACTTGTCCAACGATTCAAAAGAAAATTGCCAATATTCTTGCCAACAAAGTTCGAGCTATGATTCGTGATGAAATAGGAGATGCTAAATTTGCAATTCTTGTTGATGAAGCTCTTGACGTGTCAAATAAGGAGCAGATGGCAATAATTCTCCGGTTTGTTAATCGTGGAGGATTACTTAGAGAACGATTTTTCAAGGTTGTTAAGGTTACTGACACTTGTTCTCAAACTCTAATGAATGAAATAGTAAAGGCTTTTACTCAATATAACCTTCAATTAGAAAATATACGAGGCCAAGGATATGATGGTGCAAATAATATGCGTGGTCAATTTAATGGCTTGCAAGCTTTGTTTCAAAGAGAATGTCCATATGCGTATTATGTGCACTGTTTTGCTCATCGGTTACAATTGTCTTTAATTCTTTGTGGCTAAAGGCGTGCTCGAATTGTGGCAATTTTTTTCTACTCTCACTATGATTGTGAACTTTGTTATTTCTTCCGCTAAAAGACATTCTATGTTAAAAGCTCTTCGAGAAGAAGAAATCTCGGAATTAGTGGTCTTTGGTACTCTTAAGACGGGTCGGGAAAAATCAAGCAACCACTTTGCAAAGGGGGAGCTACTCGTTGGGGTTCACATTTACGCTCTATTTCAAGTCTTATTAAGTTGTTTACCGCTACCCGATCAACTATTGATGATTTGTATTTGAATGGAATAGACAAAGTGCGAGGAGAAGCTAAGGCGGTCGGTAAGGCTCTgacaaaatttgattttgtgTTTTGTTTACATATGATGCATGATATCATGAAAACTACCGATTTTTTATGTCAAGCATCGCAAAGAAAAG
It includes:
- the LOC141589643 gene encoding uncharacterized protein LOC141589643, with amino-acid sequence MGEMQDEGDDIDEGADIDEGEHADIINEQDEGADIGNEQDERAYVAYGPNQPYLAEYPSTKDGNQGRKFCRRWFKEWNWLEYSLKEDKAYCFPCFLFDNYPSRHPSFTEVGFNGWKNVMSKHSGVLFHVGGVMSIHNANVRKWENLRNPSRHIERVISRLSSQEIARNRLRLVATIEVVRLLARQGCSFRGHDESVTSLNGGNFDAVLDAFRGLNNEIKIVTDDGPGNAKYTCPTIQKKIANILANKVRAMIRDEIGDAKFAILVDEALDVSNKEQMAIILRFVNRGGLLRERFFKVVKVTDTCSQTLMNEIVKAFTQYNLQLENIRGQGYDGANNMRGQFNGLQALFQRECPYAYYVHCFAHRLQLSLILCG